One window of Toxotes jaculatrix isolate fToxJac2 chromosome 19, fToxJac2.pri, whole genome shotgun sequence genomic DNA carries:
- the xkr5a gene encoding XK-related protein 5a translates to MINAAGAVARRMPSAARRSGCWIAWCQAVLLGVSALVIVAERSALIYCIGFYLWNEETQWAGLTLGLFLPGTAVQLLSVKWYYDDGDDRRCYLSVIHILHLGIFKRLWDCMRSVLRMQGSVAELGAAVMQQADVAALWLLEALVLTLPQSLLQAYVVVSTDVGIMSPVAYCCGLCVLSISWALVLYSRACCLIRPGHLAMPPAALLCQLVWRAGMLGARVTCLMFFARVFNWWVCGVAGFHWLTASFWLVSQQPDICTGPWCWRAFNGIMGLVHVFLFLNVKDGPSRFRMASFYAFMLIENATLLLAASDFLSEASWDSMTLPTTVLCSFLLGATSLVLYYRFLHPKSTEISQGTNHNHMGSTCIEQGESSFSLGDKSLPAPSIQNHGSFSLSGVAGTLLEHPGICGGRPNSSCPCYHHHWLLIRLALKTGDLGKINRAYGAGGAAAILDMEEYNQEFKSNEGVTITAGGSCEGISTSESQGKGLAPLSDCKDEFQSVSEPSSTEQPEEEDDSLEMESPLESPASDYKRSSPEGKSVFGDSPEPYFCPTESSSTLYFSADPQSPSSASNPRLDRDIGALEQGVRLNSIPSDPALHRDVRGLMGRVGPRCTSTPKLDSGVLDSPSSIPHLTGPRRQLIMSRRDEDDSF, encoded by the exons ATGATAAACGCTGCTGGTGCGGTTGCCCGCCGGATGCCGTCGGCGGCCCGGCGGAGCGGGTGCTGGATAGCGTGGTGCCAGGCGGTCCTGCTCGGCGTGTCGGCGCTGGTGATCGTGGCAGAACGGAGCGCTC TGATCTACTGTATAGGGTTTTACCTTTGGAATGAGGAGACACAGTGGGCAGGCCTCACTCTCGGCCTCTTTCTACCGGGGACGGCGGTTCAACTGCTGAGTGTGAAATGGTActatgatgatggtgatgacagGCGATGTTACCTCTCTGTCATACACATACTGCACTTGGGCATCTTCAAAAG GTTATGGGACTGCATGAGGTCTGTGCTGCGCATGCAGGGCTCAGTGGCTGAGCTTGGAGCTGCTGTCATGCAGCAGGCAGATGTTGCTGCCCTTTGGCTGCTGGAGGCCCTTGTCCTCACATTGCCTCAGAGCCTGCTGCAGGCGTATGTCGTGGTGTCCACTGATGTGGGCATCATGTCACCAG TGGCTTATtgctgtggtctgtgtgtgctgtctatTTCCTGGGCCCTGGTGCTGTACAGCAGAGCCTGCTGTCTGATCCGACCGGGCCACCTGGCCATGCCTCCGGCAGCCCTGCTGTGCCAGCTGGTGTGGAGGGCAGGCATGCTGGGTGCCAGGGTGACTTGCCTCATGTTCTTTGCCAGGGTCTTTAACTGGTGGGTCTGTGGAGTAGCAG GCTTCCACTGGCTGACAGCCTCCTTCTGGCTGGTATCACAGCAACCAGACATCTGCACCGGCCCATGGTGTTGGCGGGCCTTTAATGGCATCATGGGGCTTGTCCacgtcttcctcttcctcaacGTCAAAGACGGACCCTCGCGCTTCCGCATGGCCAGCTTTTATGCA TTCATGCTCATAGAGAACGCCACTCTACTGCTGGCCGCCTCCGACTTCCTTAGCGAAGCGTCATGGGACAGCATGACCCTTCCCACCACTGTGCTGTGTAGCTTTCTCCTTG GTGCTACCTCTCTTGTCCTGTACTACCGCTTCCTCCATCCCAAGTCAACAGAGATCTCCCAGGGTACCAACCACAACCACATGGGCAGCACATGCATAGAACAGGGGGAGTCCTCCTTCTCTCTTGGGGACAAAAGCTTGCCAGCTCCTTCCATTCAAAACCATGGCAGCTTCTCCCTCTCAGGTGTGGCTGGTACTCTGCTGGAGCACCCAGGAATCTGTGGTGGCCGGCCTAACAGCTCCTGCCCTTGCTACCACCACCACTGGCTCCTGATCCGCCTGGCCCTTAAAACAGGGGACCTGGGGAAGATCAACAGAGCATATGGGGCAGGCGGAGCAGCAGCCATACTGGACATGGAGGAGTACAACCAAGAGTTTAAGAGTAACGAGGGCGTCACTATCACAGCAGGAGGCAGCTGTGAAGGAATCTCCACCTCTGAATCTCAGGGGAAAGGCCTGGCACCCCTCTCAGACTGCAAAGATGAGTTCCAGAGTGTGAGCGAACCCTCGTCGACCgaacaacctgaagaagaagaCGACAGTCTGGAGATGGAGAGCCCTCTCGAGTCACCCGCATCAGATTATAAACGCAGCTCCCCGGAGGGCAAGTCTGTGTTTGGAGACAGTCCAGAGCCATATTTCTGCCCCACAGAGTCTAGTTCAACGTTGTATTTCAGTGCTGACCCTCAGTCTCCCAGCAGCGCCAGTAACCCCCGTTTGGACAGGGACATAGGGGCTCTGGAACAGGGTGTTCGCCTCAACTCCATCCCTAGTGATCCAGCCCTTCACAGAGATGTCCGTGGGCTCATGGGCCGGGTCGGACCTCGTTGCACTTCCACTCCTAAATTGGACTCTGGAGTCCTGGACTCTCCTTCCAGTATCCCTCATCTCACAGGTCCAAGGAGGCAGCTCATAATGTCCCGGAGAGATGAGGATGACAGCTTCTAG
- the tram2 gene encoding translocating chain-associated membrane protein 2 — translation MAFRRRNKSYPFFSQEFLIQNHADIVFSFVIFILIGLMFEATAKTAILFIQPQYNVTTLSPEGEVTLYHYGWKDCATILFYFFIAIILHAVVQEYLLDKVNRRLHLSKSKNTKFNESGQLCVFHLVSSVWSFYILITEGYLLHPSSLWENYPHVHLRFQVKFFYLTQLAYWLHALPELYFQKVRKEEISRQLQYICLYLLHISAAYLLNLSRVGLVLLFLQYVSELGFHIARLFYFTDENHQKMFDLWAVSFVFTRMATLTLMFLAVGFGLARIENQGLDWEMGNFNTVLIRMTVLLLVCLTQSWLLWKFIRFQLRRWREFRHEQAVRKKTAPKQPLRTLKRDSLGHNENGVLKAENGASPRTKKLKST, via the exons ATGGCATTCCGCCGAAGGAACAAGAGTTACCCTTTCTTCAGCCAGGAGTTCTTAATTCAAAACCATGCCGACATCGTCTTCAGTTTTGTGATTTTCATTCTGATTGGATTGATGTTTGAG GCTACAGCCAAGACGGCCATACTGTTCATTCAGCCACAGTACAATGTCACCACACTATCACCAG AGGGAGAGGTGACGTTGTACCATTACGGATGGAAGGACTGTGCTACCATCCTCTTCTATTTCTTCATCGCCATCATTCTCCATGCAGTAGTGCAGGAGTATCTTCTGGAT AAAGTGAACCGGCGTCTCCACCTCTCCAAGAGCAAGAACACAAAGTTTAATGAGTCGGgtcaactgtgtgtgtttcacttgGTTTCTAGTGTGTGGAGTTTTTACATTCTAATAACA GAAGGATATCTCCTGCATCCCAGCAGCCTTTGGGAGAACTATCCCCATGTACACCTCAG GTTTCAGGTGAAGTTTTTCTACCTCACTCAGCTGGCCTACTGGCTCCATGCCTTGCCGGAGCTCTACTTCCAGAAAGTACGCAAG gaggAGATTTCTCGCCAGCTGCAGTACATCTGCCTGTATCTGCTGCACATCTCTGCAGCCTATTTGTTAAA TTTGAGTCGTGTGGGTCTGgtactcctcttcctccagtaTGTGTCAGAGCTGGGCTTCCACATTGCCAGACTCTTCTATTTCACTGATGAGAACCATCAGAAAAT GTTTGACCTGTGGGCGGTCAGCTTTGTGTTTACACGGATGGCCACGCTGACCCTGATGTTCCTGGCTGTGGGGTTTGGTTTGGCTCGCATCGAGAACCAGGGGTTGGACTGGGAGATGGGCAACTTCAACACTGTACTGATAAG GATGACTGTTCTACTGCTGGTATGTTTGACCCAATCTTGGCTGCTCTGGAAGTTTATCCGCTTCCAGCTGAGGCGCTGGAGGGAGTTCAGGCATGAACAGGCTGTTCGCAAGAAGACAGCCCCCAAACAACCCCTACGAACACTAAAGAGAGACTCAC TTGGTCACAATGAAAATGGAGTTCTTAAAGCTGAGAATGGAGCCTCTCCTCGGACCAAAAAGCTCAAATCCACCTAA
- the efhc1 gene encoding EF-hand domain-containing protein 1: protein MSWNWNSQGLPFLPGYTFRDITKSAFHRPQTLDFRNGYALPRRPTAGIGQDPLLSEQLIQQEINELSLETPDITYGSFDDRLSEHFIPAHVALDKKVLRFYAYFEEDILHSPEEVYRVRPVVIYYYLEDDSMCIIEPVVENSGIPQGKRIKRQHLPKNECGEHYHWKDLNLGTDLEVYGVKYHITQCDAFTKEFMESEGIVLNDAEPMPEDPYTKCREIPQPHYKTPSEFDRMHQFLTMDRKVLRFFALWDDADSLYGETKLVTIHYYLVDDTVEIREVHEPNSGRDPFPVLMRRQKLPKKIRPQAFPSCVLEVSKDEVDEYYSPKDFRVGQTVKLLSRRFLLYDCDSFTKEYFQKNHPDIEMKPTEVPKKADMLKYRKKEVPPYNGFGSPEDSLQNCLFLIPEPPKKNVVKMLENDHKVLRYSARLDPQNPENEGRRFILSYFLSNDMISIFEKPTRNSGIIGGKFLEKTRIPKPGSTVENPEFYSPADFAIGATVEVFSHRFVLTNADRYVLTYLESNSSQIPSQTLDSLRQKLGVGTENNQPGDQNGDEVAEPSS from the exons ATGTCTTGGAACTGGAACAGCCAGGGACTACCGTTTTTACCAGGATACACTTTTCGGGATATAACG AAGTCGGCCTTCCATCGGCCCCAGACACTTGACTTCAGGAATGGCTATGCTCTGCCTCGTCGCCCCACTGCTGGCATTGGACAGGATCCTCTTTTATCAGAGCAGCTGATCCAGCAGGAGATCAATGAGTTGTCCTTAGAGACACCAGACATTACATACGGCTCCTTTGATGACAGGCTGTCTGAACACTTCATCCCAGCTCATGTGGCCCTTGACAAGAAG GTGCTGCGTTTCTATGCATACTTTGAGGAGGATATCCTGCATTCCCCTGAAGAGGTGTACCGCGTGCGCCCCGTGGTCATTTACTACTACCTAGAGGATGACAGCATGTGCATCATTGAGCCCGTGGTGGAGAACTCTGGGATACCGCAGGGAAAACGGATCAAACGACAGCATCTTCCCAAGAATGAATGTGGAGAGCATTACCACTGGAAAGACCTGAACCTTGGCACTGACCTTGAGGTGTATGGCGTCAAGTACCACATTACACAATGTGATGCTTTTACAAAG GAATTCATGGAGAGTGAGGGCATAGTTTTGAATGACGCTGAGCCGATGCCAGAGGATCCTTACACCAAATGTCGCGAAATTCCTCAGCCTCACTACAAAACACCCTCTGAATTTGACCGCATGCACCAGTTTCTCACTATGGACCGCAAG gTGCTGCGTTTCTTCGCCCTGTGGGATGATGCTGACTCTCTGTACGGGGAAACCAAGCTTGTTACTATCCACTATTACCTGGTGGATGACACCGTGGAGATCAGAGAGGTCCATGAACCCAACAGTGGTCGGGATCCCTTCCCTGTCCTGATGCGCAGACAGAAGCTGCCCAAGAAAATCAGACCAC AGGCCTTCCCCAGCTGCGTGCTGGAGGTTTCAAAAGATGAAGTGGATGAGTACTACTCACCCAAAGACTTCCGGGTGGGTCAAACGGTGAAGCTGCTGAGCCGTCGTTTTTTGCTGTATGACTGTGACAGCTTCACTAAAGAGTATTTCCAGAAGAACCACCCTGACATAGAGATGAAACCCACTGAAGTACCGAAGAAGGCTGACATGCTTAAGTACAGGAAAAAG GAGGTCCCTCCCTACAATGGCTTCGGTTCACCTGAAGATTCTCTCCAGAACTGTTTGTTTCTAATCCCCGAGCCTCCCAAGAAGAACGTAGTAAAGATGCTGGAGAACGATCACAAAGTGTTGCGCTACAGTGCCAGACTG GACCCCCAGAATCCTGAAAATGAAGGACGACGTTTCATTCTGTCCTACTTCCTGTCCAATGACATGATCAGCATATTTGAAAAGCCCACTCGCAACTCTGGTATCATCGGTGGCAAGTTCCTGGAAAAGACACGCATACCCAAGCCGGGCTCTACAGTGGAAAATCCTGAGTTCTACTCACCTGCAGACTTCGCTATTGGAGCCACTGTGGAGG TATTCAGCCACCGCTTTGTGTTGACCAACGCTGACCGTTATGTGCTTACATACCTGGAGTCCAACTCAAGCCAGATCCCTTCTCAGACGCTGGATTCTTTGCGTCAGAAACTTGGTGTGGGGACAGAAAATAACCAGCCAGGTGACCAAAATG GTGATGAAGTAGCAGAGCCGTCTTCATGA
- the LOC121199478 gene encoding protein eva-1 homolog A isoform X2 has product MNPIINSTSRANMALISNALAAYTYISDHPERAALFFVCGVCLGLFLTLFALVVQISCRTDCQPRQRPPAKKRARPADLSSDSSDSDSDWDTTSDLSARRHRRFERTLNMNVFTSAEELERAQRLEERERIIREIWMNGQPDIPGTRSLNRYY; this is encoded by the exons ATGAATCCCATCATCAACTCCACCTCTAGAGCCAACATGGCCCTCATCAGCAACGCACTGGCAGCCTACACCTACATATCAG ACCACCCAGAGAGGGCAGCGCTCTTCTTCGTCTGCGGTGTGTGTTTGGGCCTCTTCCTCACACTTTTTGCTCTGGTGGTCCAGATCTCCTGTCGCACCGACTGCCAGCCCCGCCAGCGGCCTCCTGCCAAGAAACGGGCACGTCCTGCTGACTTGTCCTCCGATTCCAGTGATTCGGACTCGGACTGGGACACCACCTCTGACCTGTCAGCGCGGAGGCACCGGCGATTTGAACGCACACTTAACATGAACGTGTTCACGTCGGCAGAAGAGCTAGAAAGAGCGCAGAGGCTTGAGGAGAGGGAGCGAATCATCCGAGAGATCTGGATGAATGGGCAACCGGACATCCCCGGGACACGGAGCCTCAATAGGTATTACTGA